One segment of Rhodopirellula baltica SH 1 DNA contains the following:
- a CDS encoding Gfo/Idh/MocA family oxidoreductase: MNTVCQPNSRRDFLKTVGVASAATLTPWALPARQSLAKSPNERKRFALIGVGGNGTRTAPVGKEFADLVALCDVDQTHLKYGNELLCDGKAELFRDYREVLSRDDIDLVQISTPDHWHAKILIEAMLAGKDAYCEKPLTLTIDEGKLVRKVQQQTGRVVQVGTQQRSSFDKFNHALAIIAEGRLGKLKRLVVGIDAGGWSPEIPVAEVPEGLDWDRWLGPGPEMEYRYALDAKRSDKNYTNGHTHFRWWYEHSGGKLTDWGAHHVDIAMLGIAAAGQNNDPVSVDGTAKHDVEFRDGMPLQNNRYNTARAFDLKVAFADGDVEMNIRHDVDNGILFEGERGRIFVNRGKLVGKPVEDLKTNPLAEDAIARIYRGMPMEGNDRPAHWANFMHAIDNRVLPISDVHSHMKMLNVCHLAGICCRLGRKVEWDQATESVVGDEQAAAMMKRPYRAGYEIEM; this comes from the coding sequence ATGAACACAGTTTGCCAACCCAATTCACGTCGTGATTTTTTGAAGACCGTTGGGGTTGCTTCTGCGGCGACCCTGACTCCATGGGCATTGCCCGCTCGGCAATCTCTCGCCAAATCACCGAATGAACGCAAGCGATTTGCGTTGATCGGGGTGGGAGGGAACGGGACACGAACCGCTCCGGTGGGCAAAGAATTCGCGGACTTGGTCGCGCTGTGCGATGTGGACCAAACGCATCTGAAATATGGCAACGAGTTGCTGTGTGATGGCAAAGCAGAATTGTTTCGCGACTATCGCGAGGTGCTATCCCGTGATGACATCGACTTGGTTCAGATTTCAACGCCGGATCACTGGCACGCGAAAATTTTGATTGAGGCGATGTTGGCGGGCAAAGATGCCTATTGCGAAAAGCCGCTGACTTTGACGATCGACGAAGGCAAACTGGTCCGAAAAGTCCAGCAGCAGACCGGACGTGTTGTGCAAGTTGGAACGCAGCAGCGCAGCAGTTTTGACAAGTTCAATCATGCTCTGGCGATCATCGCGGAAGGACGACTCGGCAAACTCAAACGCCTGGTCGTCGGAATTGATGCGGGGGGATGGAGCCCAGAGATCCCGGTGGCGGAGGTACCCGAGGGATTGGATTGGGATCGTTGGCTGGGGCCGGGCCCTGAAATGGAATATCGCTACGCGTTAGACGCCAAGCGGTCGGACAAGAATTACACCAACGGGCACACTCATTTTCGTTGGTGGTACGAACATTCCGGTGGCAAACTAACTGACTGGGGAGCCCACCACGTCGACATCGCCATGTTGGGAATCGCGGCAGCAGGACAGAACAACGATCCCGTGTCGGTCGATGGGACTGCGAAACACGATGTTGAATTTCGAGATGGGATGCCGCTGCAAAACAATCGCTACAACACGGCGCGAGCGTTCGATCTGAAGGTGGCGTTTGCGGATGGCGATGTTGAGATGAACATTCGCCACGACGTTGACAACGGAATCTTGTTTGAAGGCGAACGCGGCCGAATCTTCGTCAATCGTGGCAAGCTGGTTGGCAAACCCGTCGAGGATTTGAAGACGAACCCGCTGGCCGAAGACGCGATTGCCAGAATCTATCGCGGGATGCCAATGGAAGGAAACGATCGTCCAGCACACTGGGCCAATTTCATGCACGCGATCGACAATCGAGTGCTGCCGATTTCCGACGTGCATTCTCACATGAAAATGCTCAACGTGTGCCACTTGGCCGGTATCTGTTGCCGGTTGGGACGCAAGGTCGAGTGGGATCAAGCAACCGAAAGTGTCGTGGGGGATGAACAGGCCGCTGCGATGATGAAACGACCATACCGAGCCGGCTACGAAATCGAAATGTGA
- a CDS encoding sulfatase family protein, whose product MKYILPALLVFAIGAVNAVSTFADDRPNVLWITIEDWSADLSCYGTKGIHTPNVDKLASEGIRYERAFTTSPVCSTSRSAMMTGFHQNYIGANQHREYDKQPLPHGVRPIPHLFAEAGYFTALMSYKTDCNFVPNRKDELFGGTDWKQRADGQPFFARITFGGTHRQWKRDPQRPIAIEDVELPPYYPDTPFVRRDWANGLEQMQLVDREVGELLQRLSDEGLADNTIVFFIGDHGRCHIRGKQFLYDGGIRIPMIMRWPGKVSPGEVSDDLVMSIDICATILEAAGIEAPVPLHGKNLFSDEVRNRQYVFAARDKMDETHDAMRAIRSADFKLIHNLMPERAYCQYNQYKEGAYPVLAEMNVKHMRGELTPEQAAFFAASKPELELYDLRTDPHEVHNVADDPEYASVREEMLQELTRWRNEVILDQGVSDDFRALDVFPESLPAGSVDEWAHANADKYDYEKFGWPSWYPTRTLTQWELARKAWEPWVFRDVNSKMQRPGVTIREQQRNQKKKK is encoded by the coding sequence ATGAAATACATCCTTCCTGCTCTTTTGGTTTTCGCCATCGGTGCCGTGAACGCGGTTTCCACGTTCGCGGATGACCGACCCAACGTCCTTTGGATCACCATCGAAGATTGGTCGGCCGACCTGTCTTGTTACGGCACGAAAGGCATTCACACCCCAAACGTGGACAAACTGGCCTCCGAAGGAATCCGGTACGAGCGTGCCTTCACGACTTCTCCGGTTTGTTCGACCTCGCGTTCAGCGATGATGACGGGGTTCCATCAGAACTACATCGGTGCCAATCAACACCGCGAATATGATAAGCAACCGTTGCCGCACGGCGTTCGTCCGATCCCGCATCTGTTTGCCGAGGCGGGCTACTTCACTGCTTTGATGAGCTACAAGACCGACTGCAATTTCGTGCCCAATCGGAAGGACGAATTGTTCGGGGGAACTGATTGGAAACAACGAGCTGACGGACAACCTTTCTTTGCACGAATCACTTTCGGTGGCACTCACCGTCAGTGGAAGCGTGACCCGCAGCGGCCCATCGCGATCGAAGATGTTGAGTTGCCGCCTTATTACCCCGACACACCTTTTGTCAGACGGGATTGGGCGAATGGTTTGGAACAGATGCAATTGGTCGACCGCGAGGTGGGGGAACTGCTGCAGCGTTTGAGCGACGAAGGCCTTGCTGACAACACAATCGTTTTCTTCATCGGCGATCATGGTCGATGTCACATTCGCGGAAAGCAATTTCTTTACGACGGTGGGATTCGCATTCCCATGATCATGCGTTGGCCAGGAAAAGTCTCGCCCGGTGAAGTCAGCGATGACTTGGTGATGTCGATTGACATTTGCGCCACAATTTTGGAAGCCGCTGGGATCGAAGCACCCGTGCCGCTGCATGGCAAGAATCTGTTCAGCGACGAAGTTCGGAATCGGCAGTACGTCTTTGCGGCCCGAGACAAAATGGACGAAACGCACGACGCGATGCGAGCGATCCGTTCTGCTGATTTCAAGCTGATTCACAACTTGATGCCCGAGCGAGCCTACTGCCAATACAACCAGTACAAGGAAGGGGCCTATCCGGTGCTGGCCGAAATGAACGTCAAGCACATGCGTGGTGAACTCACGCCCGAACAAGCGGCCTTTTTCGCCGCGTCCAAGCCAGAGTTGGAACTGTACGACTTGCGAACGGATCCGCACGAAGTTCACAACGTCGCGGATGATCCCGAGTACGCCAGTGTTCGCGAGGAAATGCTTCAGGAACTGACCCGCTGGCGAAATGAGGTGATCCTTGATCAAGGCGTCAGCGACGACTTTCGTGCTTTGGATGTCTTCCCCGAATCGCTGCCTGCCGGTTCGGTGGACGAATGGGCTCACGCGAATGCGGACAAGTACGACTACGAGAAATTCGGATGGCCGAGTTGGTACCCGACCCGCACGCTGACGCAATGGGAACTCGCTCGCAAAGCTTGGGAACCTTGGGTTTTTCGCGATGTGAATTCGAAAATGCAACGACCTGGCGTGACGATTCGCGAACAGCAGCGAAATCAAAAGAAAAAGAAGTGA
- a CDS encoding sulfatase family protein, protein MHRFFVALLACCLTSSVMAQSPPNIVLIIADDMNWDDCGAYGHPAIRTPNIDRLAAEGMRFKHAYLTTNSCSPSRASIITGKYPHNTGAEQLHWPLPDDSDTFVERLQSSGYYTAAAGKWHMGDAVRDHFDKIYEASTAGFVLPSGKDGQPAKMIAAQPSGCEDWERACEERPKDQPFFLWLAALDPHREYNDGALDPPHTHDDVIVPAHLPDVADVREDLRLYYDEIGRLDSYVGKVMRKLAEQGVADNTVILFISDNGRPFPRDKTSLYDGGIRTPWIVRYPDQVKRGKTTEALVSAVDIGATFLELAGVEGSETFSASSRSFVPVLKDSRRPHREFVFAEDHWHDYEDHARAVATQQYKLIRNDYVDLPPTPSADAGRGLTWQAMLRLHDAGELTPEQEACFSSPRAKWELYDLQRDPGELQNRLDDPAYQSVRAQLQSALADWTERTGDYLPSRRTPDEFDRVTGEPDHSVRVRPRPSKKEMFGTNGAY, encoded by the coding sequence GTGCACCGATTCTTTGTTGCTTTGCTTGCTTGTTGCCTCACCTCGTCCGTGATGGCTCAGTCCCCTCCCAACATCGTTCTGATCATCGCGGATGACATGAACTGGGACGATTGCGGAGCCTATGGGCATCCAGCGATTCGAACTCCCAACATTGATCGTCTGGCGGCGGAAGGCATGCGTTTCAAGCACGCTTACCTGACCACCAATTCATGCAGCCCGTCCCGTGCGAGCATCATCACGGGCAAGTACCCGCACAACACCGGTGCCGAACAACTGCATTGGCCTTTGCCCGATGACAGTGACACGTTTGTCGAACGTCTGCAGTCTTCCGGTTACTACACCGCCGCGGCTGGCAAGTGGCACATGGGTGACGCCGTTCGCGACCACTTTGACAAAATCTATGAAGCCTCCACAGCTGGTTTTGTTTTGCCGTCCGGTAAAGACGGCCAGCCCGCGAAAATGATCGCGGCGCAGCCCAGCGGATGCGAAGATTGGGAGCGAGCCTGTGAGGAACGTCCTAAAGATCAACCGTTTTTCCTGTGGTTGGCGGCTCTGGACCCACACCGCGAATACAACGACGGTGCATTGGATCCACCTCACACGCACGATGATGTCATCGTTCCGGCTCACCTTCCGGATGTGGCTGATGTTCGCGAAGACCTGCGGCTTTACTATGACGAGATTGGTCGTCTGGATTCCTACGTCGGCAAGGTCATGCGGAAGCTGGCCGAACAAGGTGTCGCTGACAACACGGTCATTCTATTCATCAGCGACAATGGACGTCCGTTTCCTCGGGACAAGACGTCGCTCTACGACGGAGGCATTCGCACTCCGTGGATCGTTCGCTATCCCGATCAAGTCAAGCGTGGCAAGACAACGGAGGCCTTGGTCAGCGCGGTCGATATCGGTGCGACATTCCTGGAATTGGCTGGTGTGGAAGGCAGCGAAACGTTCTCTGCATCCAGTCGGAGCTTTGTTCCGGTTTTGAAAGACAGCAGGCGACCGCATCGCGAATTTGTCTTCGCGGAAGATCACTGGCACGACTACGAGGATCACGCTCGCGCCGTTGCGACGCAGCAATACAAATTGATTCGCAACGACTATGTCGATCTGCCTCCGACACCATCCGCTGACGCGGGACGAGGCCTGACTTGGCAAGCGATGTTGCGTTTGCATGACGCAGGAGAACTCACGCCGGAGCAGGAGGCTTGTTTCAGCTCACCTCGCGCGAAGTGGGAACTCTATGACCTGCAGCGTGATCCGGGGGAATTGCAAAACCGATTGGATGATCCCGCCTATCAATCTGTACGAGCTCAATTGCAGTCAGCACTCGCCGATTGGACCGAGCGAACCGGCGACTACCTGCCGAGTCGTCGAACGCCAGATGAGTTTGACCGTGTGACGGGCGAGCCAGACCATTCCGTTCGCGTCCGCCCGCGTCCATCCAAGAAGGAAATGTTCGGAACAAACGGGGCCTACTGA
- a CDS encoding SGNH/GDSL hydrolase family protein: MKIRWFVLVAVLPWFVVPVEAQEKVAGSIGKLDPEMATGRTVEGGVAWYDVAEQNIEGRILPDQERARWFDRFPASANGSVTSNVWNLSRHSAGMMVRFKTDSTALHAHYKLLNSNLAMPHMPATGVSGVDFYARDGEGNWRWVQVTRPTSQEVKTKVIDSLAPGMREYAAYLPLYNGIESLKIGVSPDSKFEQLPTREKPIVFYGTSITHGACASRPGMVHTAILGRRFDQPVVNLGFSGNGKMDAEVGEFLVQVDAAVYVIDCLPNMNAAMVSEKCVPLVKQIRKAKPNTPIVLVEDRRNTNSWILPARDAHHTANHQALQEAYKTLLADGVTGLHYIAGDELYGTDGDGATDGSHASDLGFMRQADVFDPVLRKAMGNQ, encoded by the coding sequence ATGAAGATTCGTTGGTTCGTCCTCGTCGCTGTGTTGCCTTGGTTTGTCGTCCCGGTTGAGGCTCAAGAGAAGGTTGCCGGCTCGATAGGCAAGTTGGATCCGGAGATGGCAACCGGGCGAACGGTCGAAGGCGGCGTCGCATGGTACGACGTGGCGGAACAGAATATCGAAGGCAGAATTTTGCCCGATCAAGAACGGGCGAGATGGTTCGATCGATTCCCGGCGTCCGCGAACGGTTCGGTGACATCAAACGTTTGGAACCTGAGTCGTCATTCGGCGGGCATGATGGTTCGCTTCAAAACAGATTCCACTGCCCTTCACGCTCACTACAAATTGCTCAACAGCAATCTGGCGATGCCGCACATGCCGGCAACCGGAGTCAGCGGCGTCGACTTCTATGCTCGCGACGGGGAAGGCAATTGGCGTTGGGTGCAGGTCACTCGCCCGACATCGCAAGAGGTCAAAACCAAGGTCATCGATTCATTGGCACCGGGGATGCGAGAGTACGCCGCGTACCTTCCGCTGTACAACGGGATCGAGTCTTTGAAAATTGGAGTTTCACCGGACAGCAAGTTTGAACAGTTGCCGACACGTGAGAAGCCGATCGTGTTCTACGGAACTAGCATCACGCACGGTGCCTGTGCCAGTCGCCCCGGAATGGTCCACACCGCGATCTTGGGCCGTCGCTTTGATCAGCCCGTCGTGAACCTTGGCTTTTCCGGCAACGGCAAGATGGATGCTGAAGTCGGAGAGTTCTTGGTCCAAGTCGACGCTGCGGTCTATGTGATCGACTGCTTGCCCAACATGAACGCGGCGATGGTGTCCGAAAAATGCGTTCCGTTGGTCAAGCAGATTCGCAAGGCAAAGCCCAACACGCCGATTGTGTTGGTGGAAGATCGCCGGAACACGAACAGTTGGATCTTGCCCGCACGTGATGCTCATCACACCGCGAATCATCAGGCTTTGCAAGAAGCCTACAAAACCCTGTTGGCCGACGGTGTGACTGGACTGCACTACATCGCTGGCGATGAACTGTATGGAACCGATGGCGACGGCGCGACCGATGGCTCTCACGCCAGCGACCTTGGCTTTATGCGTCAGGCCGACGTGTTTGATCCCGTGCTTCGCAAAGCAATGGGAAATCAGTAG
- a CDS encoding HdeD family acid-resistance protein, with the protein MSDLEPKDAMRNVLVDVASLWWLPLIRGLLLLVLGIYALFQPGMTLATFAQVAGFFLAFDGVMAIIAGVIGDTPSRTGTIVRGVIEVLAGTFVFANPMLVAGLTATIVISVIGAMVVVSGVVEIAAAIQDRRHIEGEGWLILAGILSVLIGIALLVAPMGFGLTLVRILGALAIISSIAMIAFAFRLKSLGSRINQG; encoded by the coding sequence ATGTCTGATTTAGAACCGAAGGACGCAATGAGGAACGTGCTGGTGGATGTGGCGTCGCTCTGGTGGCTGCCGCTGATCCGAGGCTTGTTGCTTTTGGTTCTCGGGATCTATGCGTTGTTTCAGCCCGGGATGACATTGGCAACGTTTGCTCAGGTCGCCGGATTCTTCTTGGCGTTTGATGGTGTCATGGCGATCATCGCGGGAGTCATTGGTGACACGCCGTCAAGAACGGGGACGATCGTTCGAGGTGTGATCGAAGTTTTGGCCGGCACATTTGTGTTTGCCAATCCGATGTTGGTTGCTGGATTGACCGCGACGATTGTGATCAGCGTCATTGGTGCGATGGTGGTCGTTTCCGGTGTGGTCGAGATCGCGGCCGCGATTCAAGACCGCCGGCACATTGAAGGCGAAGGTTGGTTGATCTTGGCCGGCATCCTTTCCGTGTTGATTGGGATCGCTCTGTTGGTCGCGCCGATGGGATTCGGGCTGACGCTGGTCAGGATTTTGGGCGCGTTGGCGATCATCTCCAGCATCGCAATGATCGCGTTTGCATTCCGGTTGAAATCATTGGGAAGCCGGATCAACCAGGGGTGA
- a CDS encoding lipid-binding SYLF domain-containing protein, with protein MRCSIAAVATNSPDQKFTTEIDLTKGMCTMEPSTQPQFRFARRIAMTTAIVLIGWTQSVTAQLIEEQTIQSATAVLNETMSTPLSQIPAQMLQDCHGVAIVPNVIKGSFIVGARHGKGLLFIRDPDGTWHAPVFITLTGGNVGWQVGVQASDIILVFKTARSVQGILSGKLTLGGDASAAAGPVGRQAAVATDGQLQAEIYTYSRSRGLFAGVSIDGTVLRVDQVATGMYYQSPAPGQPVVIPPSAAQLTQTIARYADQQAQVTPPEPQSQFAQQYRSDRPAVLQDQLLQIAPELFKLLDPQWTAHLALPLSANPNEAPDPKALAATVARYDQVAQDPQYASLAGRPEFQSVYSLLKHYQHALTPNAQTIQLPPPPGTR; from the coding sequence ATGCGATGTTCAATCGCAGCGGTCGCAACCAACTCACCCGATCAGAAGTTCACGACCGAAATCGATCTCACCAAAGGAATGTGCACGATGGAGCCTTCGACCCAACCGCAATTTCGTTTTGCTCGCCGGATCGCGATGACGACTGCCATTGTGCTGATCGGATGGACGCAATCCGTGACCGCCCAGCTCATCGAAGAACAAACCATTCAGTCCGCGACGGCGGTTTTGAATGAAACCATGTCGACGCCGCTGAGCCAAATCCCCGCACAAATGTTGCAGGACTGCCACGGGGTTGCGATCGTTCCCAATGTGATCAAAGGCAGCTTCATCGTTGGGGCTCGACACGGCAAAGGACTGCTGTTCATCCGTGATCCCGATGGAACTTGGCACGCCCCGGTATTCATCACCCTGACGGGCGGCAATGTCGGCTGGCAAGTCGGCGTGCAAGCTTCCGACATCATCTTGGTCTTCAAAACAGCGCGCAGCGTGCAAGGCATCTTGTCGGGCAAACTCACGCTGGGTGGTGACGCATCCGCGGCAGCGGGCCCGGTCGGACGCCAAGCCGCCGTGGCCACCGATGGGCAATTGCAAGCGGAGATCTACACCTACTCTCGCAGCCGCGGCCTATTCGCCGGAGTCTCCATTGACGGAACGGTGCTTCGAGTCGATCAAGTCGCGACGGGTATGTACTACCAAAGCCCCGCTCCCGGCCAACCGGTCGTGATCCCACCTTCGGCGGCCCAACTGACGCAAACCATCGCACGCTATGCGGACCAACAGGCCCAGGTCACTCCGCCGGAACCGCAATCACAATTCGCTCAACAATACCGAAGTGATCGACCAGCGGTGCTGCAAGATCAGTTGCTTCAAATCGCTCCGGAACTATTCAAGCTATTGGATCCTCAATGGACCGCTCACTTGGCACTGCCACTGTCCGCCAACCCGAACGAAGCCCCTGATCCAAAGGCGTTGGCAGCCACAGTCGCACGCTATGACCAAGTCGCTCAAGACCCACAGTATGCTTCCTTAGCAGGACGTCCTGAGTTTCAATCCGTCTACAGTCTGTTGAAGCACTATCAACACGCGCTGACCCCCAACGCCCAAACGATCCAGCTTCCACCACCACCGGGCACTCGTTGA
- a CDS encoding sulfatase-like hydrolase/transferase: MRFLLIFLACLPLTVSTANDSRPNIVLIMADDIGIEGLGCYGGVSYDTPALDQLASDGVRFTHAYSQPLCTPTRVQLMSGKYNHRNWKTFGILDPNVKTFGHRMKEEGYATAIFGKWQLQSYDPPGYPGADERRGTGMHPKDAGFDQYALFHALHTEDKGSRYANPTMLEGEAGQGGELKIYPGQFGEDIWVKKTIDFLKRDRNEPAFVYYPMALPHWPFVPTPISDDWDPSQPAVEQLKYFKDMVEYMDVAVGNLIQGLQSNGLRENTVVIFYGDNGTHLKVVSELSDGRSIQGGKGLTKQTGIHVPLIVSWPGHIQPNVSDKLIDASDFYPTLIELAGGKVAEDPTMDGVSFAPDLFGKKGQDKDSLFFWYDPRPGEDKSQFTREVFALNRTHKYFRDGRLFRLTDRPLEEIAIDRDQATAEDKAAMKELQQRIADAMAGVDEPPLLDATGQPISN, encoded by the coding sequence ATGCGTTTCCTCCTGATCTTTCTTGCTTGCCTTCCGCTGACCGTTTCAACCGCCAACGATTCGCGGCCGAACATCGTTTTGATCATGGCCGACGACATCGGCATCGAAGGGCTGGGATGTTACGGCGGGGTCTCTTACGACACGCCAGCCCTGGATCAGTTGGCCAGCGATGGAGTCCGGTTCACTCACGCGTATTCGCAACCGCTGTGCACCCCGACTCGTGTTCAACTGATGTCGGGCAAGTACAACCATCGCAACTGGAAGACGTTTGGAATCCTTGACCCTAACGTGAAGACCTTCGGTCATCGCATGAAGGAAGAGGGCTACGCCACGGCGATCTTCGGCAAGTGGCAATTGCAATCTTACGACCCGCCGGGTTACCCCGGTGCCGATGAACGTCGCGGAACGGGCATGCATCCCAAGGATGCGGGCTTCGACCAGTATGCATTGTTCCATGCATTGCACACCGAAGACAAAGGCTCGCGTTACGCCAATCCAACCATGTTGGAAGGCGAAGCAGGGCAGGGCGGTGAGCTGAAAATCTATCCCGGCCAATTTGGAGAAGACATCTGGGTCAAGAAGACGATCGACTTCCTCAAACGGGATCGCAATGAACCCGCCTTCGTTTACTACCCCATGGCGTTGCCGCACTGGCCGTTTGTCCCAACGCCAATCAGCGACGACTGGGATCCATCCCAACCAGCCGTGGAGCAACTGAAGTATTTCAAGGACATGGTCGAGTACATGGACGTTGCGGTTGGGAATCTGATTCAGGGGCTGCAGTCAAATGGTTTGCGAGAAAACACGGTCGTCATCTTTTACGGTGACAACGGCACTCATCTGAAAGTCGTCTCCGAACTCTCCGATGGACGTTCGATCCAAGGAGGAAAAGGCCTGACCAAACAGACCGGCATCCATGTCCCATTAATTGTTTCGTGGCCAGGCCACATCCAGCCCAATGTGAGCGACAAACTGATCGACGCCTCCGATTTTTATCCGACGTTAATTGAACTGGCAGGCGGCAAAGTGGCGGAAGATCCGACCATGGACGGAGTCAGCTTCGCGCCGGATTTGTTTGGCAAGAAGGGCCAGGATAAAGACTCCTTGTTCTTTTGGTACGACCCTCGTCCCGGCGAAGACAAATCGCAGTTCACTCGCGAAGTCTTCGCACTCAATCGGACTCACAAGTACTTTCGCGACGGCCGTCTGTTTCGTTTAACAGATCGTCCACTGGAAGAAATCGCGATCGACCGAGACCAAGCCACCGCCGAAGACAAAGCTGCGATGAAAGAACTGCAGCAGCGGATCGCCGATGCGATGGCGGGAGTCGACGAACCACCTTTGCTCGATGCGACCGGTCAACCGATCTCAAACTGA
- a CDS encoding helix-turn-helix domain-containing protein, whose protein sequence is MKQFDTTRPEFAPYGFTCERWTPVAMPRADRHSEIEVNFLASGSLTYLVGGHRDTIHAGQMGLFWAAVPHQIVEFDGDDPYFVVTLPLNEFMRSGIDADIVNRTLQGEVLISSVQDERDSASFQRWESDLASQDPALARAAQLEIQARLLRFAHDKSIGGTGEPMEDLSSADQLACYIARHFHQPLTSEAIANAVDLHPNYAMTLFRKTFGISITSFITQHRLSEAQRLLVTTNRSVLDVSLASGFQSLSRFNEVFRKACGCSPRKFRANHRVT, encoded by the coding sequence ATGAAGCAGTTTGATACGACGCGTCCCGAGTTCGCCCCCTACGGATTCACCTGTGAAAGGTGGACGCCTGTAGCGATGCCGCGTGCCGATCGCCACAGCGAAATCGAAGTGAATTTCCTTGCGTCCGGGTCGCTGACGTACTTGGTGGGCGGACACCGGGACACCATTCATGCGGGGCAGATGGGTTTGTTTTGGGCAGCCGTTCCTCATCAGATCGTCGAGTTTGACGGGGACGATCCTTACTTTGTGGTGACGTTGCCACTGAACGAATTCATGCGATCGGGGATCGATGCTGACATCGTGAACCGAACGCTGCAGGGCGAGGTGTTAATCAGCTCCGTTCAGGACGAGCGGGACTCAGCGTCTTTTCAAAGATGGGAGTCTGATTTGGCGAGCCAGGACCCCGCACTCGCTCGTGCCGCACAGCTTGAGATACAGGCTCGTCTGCTCCGTTTTGCTCATGACAAGTCCATTGGTGGAACAGGGGAGCCGATGGAAGACTTGTCCAGCGCCGATCAGTTGGCGTGCTACATCGCTCGCCATTTTCATCAGCCACTGACTTCCGAGGCGATCGCCAATGCGGTCGACCTGCATCCGAACTATGCCATGACTTTGTTTCGAAAGACGTTCGGTATCTCGATCACCAGCTTCATCACTCAGCATCGCTTGTCGGAAGCCCAGCGGTTGCTTGTCACGACCAATCGATCGGTGCTCGACGTCAGCTTGGCATCAGGGTTTCAAAGTCTGAGCCGGTTCAACGAAGTGTTTCGAAAGGCATGTGGTTGTTCCCCCAGGAAGTTTCGGGCGAACCACCGCGTCACTTGA